One region of Oncorhynchus mykiss isolate Arlee chromosome 8, USDA_OmykA_1.1, whole genome shotgun sequence genomic DNA includes:
- the LOC110530300 gene encoding protein SMG7 isoform X4 translates to MNLCGQYLSRQAEALKADMTDSKLGGAEVWTSRQALQDLYQKMLVTDLEYALDKKVEQDLWNHAFKNQITTLQSQAKNRANPNRSEVQANLSLFLEAASGFYTQLLQELCTVFNVDLPCRVKSSQLGIISNKQTNPSTIVKPQPSSCSYICQHCLVHLGDIARYRNQTSQAESYYRHAAQLVPSNGQPYNQLAILASSKGDHLTTIFYYCRSIAVKFPFPAASTNLQKALTKAIESHDEVKTKWSMSDFIKAFIKFHGHVYLSKSLEKLNNLREKLEEQFQRLIRQKAFSSQQLVHITIINLFELHHLRDFGNEADDQSFSSDEQIGWFQLLGLFMSFLGIMCSQALLNKNRGEEIMGECPLPAIKVSLDWLKLRSTVFQDSAVNKRQYVWPWLVSILNSFQPKEDDVSCASVTPLPEEFELQGFLALRPALRILDFTKGHQGVAVDKEGLPVRARHQRLISLGKWVADNQPGLIQYKFSDSLLLFITDIEELTIEEPQEKDAPVLQESSNGEQTPNEGNMGLKSVLSMGKTQNSVLEIGERPVVTFKENIKPQEQSREPSRNQHHKDAGKERRDFGKGNGVLGKGEQKRDGKRKSEVKKNSHEKAADAGKQVKAQPEMRTPVSEARKTPVTQTQTTCSSQFIPIHHPGAFPPLPSRPGFPSPSYVIPPPVAFSMNPGFTFSTGMSVSGPFLQPVAHPQQPGAQQVQAGKPSHIPYSQQRPAGPGAMNQGPPQGQQGPPQQQPSQAQQSMQQSVQLQALAQQQQQQSPTKPVQPVQLGKSPPHHPGMHQQYMQVDQAGQMWSQHQGQPTMQKMQVPVKQPYYGMPPQDSLKLFEQHPVQTAGQMPMQPQQQSSMDKKMKYPDVKMQDFYWELPYRMGDNRQTVGERMGKRPPPGVFHPDQDNAPRGPPFESRMESGAEVMGQSSSLMPLSGFPIQESSYQNSIFSQAYGKNMSPNPKPDAPMLHQEPSLYSLFEGTPWSPSLPASSDHSTPASQSPHSSNPSSLPSSPPTHNHGSIPFSNFGPIGTPDSRDRRMVDRWKLEKTGAVSGFGLDYLPAVSSSTDHRAPENSWHQGNAPSSSWAAQESPMEDSSTVLLDSLKSIWSSSMLQPGPSALEQLLMQQKQKQQRGHGTMNPPH, encoded by the exons ATTCTAAGCTTGGCGGAGCAGAGGTCTGGACTTCAAGGCAGGCTCTTCAGGACTTGTACCAGAAGATGCTGGTGACTGACCTGGAGTATGCTTTGGACAAGAAAGTGGAGCAAGATCT CTGGAATCATGCTTTTAAGAATCAAATAACAACACTACAGAGTCAAGCCAAGAACAGAGCCAACCCCAATAGAAGTGAGGTGCAGGCCAATCTGTCCTTGTTTCTCGAGGCAGCTAGTGGATTTTACACACAA TTACTACAGGAGCTGTGTACCGTGTTCAACGTGGATTTGCCGTGTCGTGTGAAATCATCTCAGCTTGGAATTATCAGCAATAAACAGACCAACCCCAGCACCATTGTAAAACCCCAACCTAGCTCTTGCTCTTATATCTGCCAGCATTGTCTTGTCCACCTTGGCGACATTG CACGATATCGCAACCAAACCAGCCAGGCAGAGTCCTATTACAGACATGCAGCTCAACTTGTCCCCTCAAATG GTCAGCCTTACAATCAGCTGGCCATCCTGGCCTCCTCTAAAGGGGACCACCTCACAACGATATTCTACTACTGCAGGAGCATCGCCGTCAAGTTCCCTTTCCCTGCAGCCTCCACCAACCTGCAGAAAGCTCTCACTAAAGCTATTGAAAG CCACGATGAGGTCAAAACAAAGTGGAGTATGTCAGATTTCATCAAGGCCTTCATCAAGTTCCACGGTCACGTTTACCTGAGCAAGAGTTTGGAGAAGCTCAACAACCTGAGGGAGAAGCTGGAAGAGCAGTTTCAG agGCTGATTCGACAGAAAGCCTTCAGCTCCCAGCAGCTGGTCCACATCACGATTATCAACCTGTTTGAGCTGCACCATCTGAGGGACTTTGGCAACGAAGCAGATGACCAGAGCTTCAGCTCCGATGAGCAAATCGGATGGTTCCAACTTCTCGGCCTCTTCA TGTCATTTCTGGGTATCATGTGTAGCCAAGCATTACTGAATAAGAACCGAGGAGAGGAGATCATGGGAGAATGTCCACTGCCGGCCATCAAGGTGTCTCTGGACTGGCTCAAACTGCGATCCACTGTTTTTCAGGACAGTGCTGTGAACAAACGACAGTA TGTTTGGCCTTGGCTGGTGTCCATTCTGAACAGTTTCCAACCGAAGGAAGATGATGTTTCCTGTGCATCAG TGACTCCACTTCCAGAGGAGTTTGAACTGCAGGGGTTTCTGGCTCTCCGGCCAGCTCTACG GATCCTTGACTTCACTAAAGGCCACCAGGGCGTTGCTGTGGACAAGGAGGGTCTGCCAGTCCGTGCCCGTCACCAGAGGCTCATCAGTCTAGGGAAATGGGTGGCAGACAACCAACCAGG GCTGATTCAGTACAAGTTCAGCGACAGTCTGCTGTTGTTCATCACTGACATTGAGGAGCTCACAATTGAGGAGCCCCAGGAGAAGGATGCCCCTGTGCTCCAGGAGTCCTCCAATGGAGAGCAGACTCCCAACGAGGGCAACATGGGTCTGAAGTCAGTCCTATCCATGGGCAAGACCCAGAACAGTGTGTTGGAGATTGGCGAGAGACCCGTGGTGACTTTCAAGGAGAACATCAAGCCCCAGGAGCAGAGCAGGGAGCCCAGCCGCAACCAGCACCATAAGGATGCAGGGAAGGAACGGAGGGACTTCGGCAAAGGTAACGGAGTGCTGGGAAAAGGAGAGCagaagagggatggaaagaggaagAGTGAGGTGAAGAAGAACAGCCATGAGAAGGCCGCAGATGCAGGGAAACAG GTGAAAGCCCAGCCGGAGATGAGGACACCCGTGTCTGAGGCCCGGAAGACTCCAGTCACTCAGACCCAGACTACCTGCTCCTCCCAGTTcatccccatccaccacccaGGAGCCTTCCCTCCCCTGCCCAGCCGACCAG GTTTCCCTTCTCCGTCTTATGTGATCCCTCCTCCTGTGGCGTTCTCCATGAACCCTGGCTTCACCTTCTCTACAGGCATGTCTGTCTCCGGGCCATTCCTACAGCCGGTCGCCCACCCTCAGCAGCCTGGCGCCCAGCAG GTCCAGGCTGGGAAGCCGTCGCACATTCCATACAGCCAGCAGAGGCCAGCAGGGCCGGGGGCCATGAACCAGGGGCCCCCCCAGGGCCAACAGGGTCCTCCCCAGCAGCAGCCCTCCCAGGCCCAGCAGTCCATGCAGCAGTCGGTGCAGCTTCAGGCTTTGgcccaacaacagcagcagcagtcgccCACTAAGCCTGTGCAGCCAGTACAGCTGGGCAAAAGCCCACCTCACCATCCAGGGATGCATCAG CAGTACATGCAGGTTGACCAGGCTGGCCAGATGTGGAGCCAGCACCAGGGGCAGCCCACCATGCAGAAGATGCAGGTGCCTGTCAAGCAGCCCTACTATGGCATGCCCCCCCAGGACTCCCTGAAGCTCTTCGAGCAACACCCTGTGCAAACTGCTGGGCAAATGCCCATGCAGCCACAGCAGCAGAGCAGCATGGACAAGAAGATGAAGTACCCGGATGTGAAAATGCAGGATTTTTACTGGGAGCTTCCTTACCGCATGGGGGATAACAGACAGACGGTGGGGGAGAGGATGGGCAAGCGGCCGCCCCCAGGGGTCTTCCACCCAGACCAGGACAACGCACCCAGAGGACCTCCCTTTGAG TCCAGAATGGAGAGTGGTGCTGAGGTGATGGGCCAGTCGTCATCTCTCATGCCCTTATCTGGGTTTCCAATTCAG gAGAGTTCCTATCAAAACAGCATTTTCAGCCAGGCGTATGGGAAAAACATGTCTCCCAACCCCAAGCCTGATGCTCCCATGCTGCACCAGGAACCTtctctgtactccctgtttgaAGGAACTCCATGGTCCCCGTCCCTTCCCGCCAGCTCAG ATCACTCTACACCAGCAAGCCAGTCCCCTCACTCTTCCAACCCAAGCAGTTTACCATCTTCCCCACCCACACACAACCACGGCTCCATCCCCTTCTCTAACTTCGGCCCCATAGGAACGCCCGACAGCCGAGACAGGAGGATGGTCGACCGCTGGAAGTTGGAAAAGACTG GGGCTGTGAGTGGGTTTGGTTTGGACTACCTGCCTGCTGTGTCATCCTCTACAGATCACCGAGCCCCCGAAAACAGCTGGCACCAGGGAAACGCCCCCAGCAGCTCCTGGGCGGCCCAGGAGTCGCCCATGGAAGACTCCTCCACTGTGCTCCTTGACAGTCTGAAG TCCATCTGGTCCAGCTCAATGCTGCAGCCGGGGCCGTCGGCTTTGGAGCAGCTCCTCATGCAGCAGAAGCAGAAGCAGCAGAGGGGCCACGGCACCATGAACCCTCCACACTGA